The DNA segment CACAATTGGCCTCAATCAATTCACGGTGACCACACCAGTGACAGCGTAGCCACTGCTTTTCCTCCATCCCCTTGTGCACCGTGAGAGCAACATCACAGTGCGGACATTGCACTACTTCTCCACAACTGCGACAACTAAGAAACGGGCTGTAGCCCCGACGGGGAATTAGTATCACCGCCTGTTCTCCCCGTTCAGGTAGGGCAGCAAGACGCTCCATTAATGGTCGGCTGATCAGTTGCTTGTGACCATTGGCAAGTTGGCGGCGCATGTCGACCACGTACACCGAAGGCAGCATTTGCTTCGAAATCCTCTCCTGGAGGCGTGCAAGACGTAACAATCCACCCGGTTCGCAATGCAGCCAACTCTCTATTGAAGGAGTGGCACTGCCTAGGATCAATCGGCCGCCGTGCATTGCCACACGATCTATGGCAAGATCGCGGGCGTGATAGCAGGGCATCGGCGATTCCTGCTTATAGGAGCTATCATGCTCCTCGTCAAGGATCACTAGACCGAGGGGCATTAGCGGAATAAATATAGCCGACCGAGTACCCACCACTACGAGGGGTTGATTAGACTCCAGACAGCGCCTCCACCCACGTACCCGCTCGCTGCCGCTACAACCACTATGGTACTCCAGTACTCTGGAACCGAAACGACGGCGGCAACGGTCTACCAGCTGGGGGACAAGACCAATTTCGGGAGTGAGAAGCAAGACATGTTTGCCCTTTGACAACTCATCGGCAACTAGTTGCAAGTAAACCTCTGTTTTTCCAGATCCGGTTACCCCCCAGAGCAGCAATCCCTTTCCGCTTGGAAGAGCGTGGTAGATTTTGACTGCCGCCGCCTGCTCTTCCGTAAGAATTTGAGGTGATTCGAGTGGTGTTGAACGAACTATCGTTTTTTGTTTCCAATACCGTCTCTTCCGCATAATGTAGCCGCTCGACTCTAATGAGCGGATTAGGGCAGTACGGAAACCAACTGACTCAAGGTCTCGCTGCCAAGCACCACCGCCAGCCTTGTGCAACCAATCCAGTAGCTGCTGCTGCTGCGGCGTGGGGTCGGGTGCTGTATCCATTGCATTCGCTCGTTGTACCCACCACAGCTGACGACCACCGGATCCGGATTGACGCGCTTGTCCTAACCAACCCGGCGGAAGCGCCGCCTTGACCATCCGAAAGGAGCTGAGATGACACCGCAATGCCACTTGTTCTAACCAAAGACTCCAAGCTGGATCAACAGCTGCTTTCTGGAGCAGTATTTCTACTTGCCGAAAGCCGTCTGAGCTATCGGAACGGTGCTCTCGGTTGGCCACTACAAGTCCATTCATAAAGCGGCCGCGCAGTTGAACTCGAACAAGGTCGCCGAACTGAAGTCCCATAGTTGAGTCGGCGAGATAACTAAATGTTCGTCCTTCTCGCCCGACCCCTAGCCAGACATCCACCAGCCGTTGGCGTTGTGACTGCGGCTTGCAATTTTCGGAAGATTTCATTAATCCCCATAATGCTGGTTTCACGGAATTAACGCTGAGTTCGATCTAGTAGCGAGACCCATCACCATGAACCTGATCTTTAGCCTGGATCGTTGAGATTCTGTCGTCAGGACAGCTCAGCGAGAATGTGTGCGCCGAGCCACGTCGACAACCGCGCCAAGCTGCGCCTCATTTATTTCTATCAGCAATCCAGATGAATGACTGGTTGACAGTCTGTCGATTGGCTGTGACCATTTTTTTATAGGGGGACGGCTACCAAAGCGGTATCCAGAGACATTTTTGTCACCTCCTTCTACCCGTTCTCATAACACCCATGACCCTTGCTGCCATCAAATCCGCGACGCCGGACATCGCTCTGTTGGCAGGTACCGGAGGACAGGTAGAAAACATGGTGTCTACCACTGCTGAGAGTGAAGCAAAAAAAGTCTCTACACATCCAAACAATGCGCGTGTCGCGAACAAAGATTTGGGTGCGGCCACAGAAGAATTCATCGCTAATTTCGATGAAGCCTCAGAGACGTTGAGCGAATTGACAAGGGAGACACGCGCAAAGGCGAAGACCGTGAAAATCATGGCTAAAAAGGCAATGGCCAGAAAAGCAACAGCAACAAAATCAAAAGCCGCCCAGTTGAAGGCGGCTACAGCGAAAGTGTCAGTGACCGAATCCACAGCCGAAGAGAAGGCAAAAAAGGCAGCGGCTGAAAAGGAAGCCAAGGCCAAAGCCCTGGCCAGCATCAAGATTGGTCCGAAAGGGGTATACACGGAGGATTCCATCCGTGTATACCTGCAGGAAATCGGGCGAATCCGCTTACTTCGTCCGGACGAAGAGATTGAGCTGGCCCGCAAAATCGCTGATCTTCTTCATCTCGAGGAGCTCTTTGCTCACTTTGAAAGCGATAACGGTCGCGAGCCCGACAAGAAGGAGTGGGCAGCGTTAGTGGGGATGCCGCTGATCCGTTTTCGTAGGCGTCTCATGCTTGGTAGGCGCGCTAAGGAAAAAATGGTCCAGTCGAACCTGCGTCTTGTCGTTTCAATTGCTAAAAAATATATGAACCGAGGATTGAGCTTCCAGGATCTAATCCAGGAAGGAAGTCTCGGCTTAATTCGCGCAGCAGAAAAGTTTGATCATGAGAAGGGCTATAAGTTTTCTACCTATGCTACCTGGTGGATTCGTCAAGCTATTACTCGTGCTATCGCCGACCAAAGCCGCACGATTCGCCTGCCGGTCCATCTTTACGAGACAATCTCACGAATTAAAAAGACCACCAAGGTGCTCAGCCAAGAGTTTGGCCGGAAACCAACTGAGGAAGAGATTGCTGAGTCAATGGAGATGACCATTGAAAAGCTTCGCTTTATAGCCAAGAGTGCTCAGTTGCCCATCTCTCTTGAAACACCCATTGGCAAAGAGGAAGATTCTCGCTTAGGTGACTTCATTGAGGCCGATATTGAAAACCCTGAACAGGATGTAGCCAAGAATTTGCTTCGAGAAGACCTTGAAGGCGTTCTTGCAACCCTTAGCCCTCGTGAAAGAGATGTTCTTCGACTGCGTTATGGCCTGGACGATGGACGTATGAAAACACTTGAGGAAATCGGTCAAATCTTTGATGTAACCCGCGAGCGTATTCGCCAAATCGAAGCCAAGGCGTTGCGCAAGCTACGTCATCCCAATCGAAATGGTGTACTCAAGGAGTACGTCAAGTAAATATTGATTTAACTATCAAGGGAATCCTCTTTGTGACTTCGGTATAAGCCTGAATAAGCTGCAAATCGAGTTCGAATATCCGAGCCAAGCCAATCACTGAAGAGATGAGGGTGCCTTTCAGAGCTACATTAGATCAGACATAGCTAAATAGAATGATTGATGTTCCGATTCGTGGTTTTTTACGGGGACAAGCAACAAGCAAACTTCCACCTGACCGTAAGAGCAAATGAAATTATAATTTCAAACATTAATGACAGGAAAGTTTCCTAAAAGAGATCATCGTTTGGATACCAAGCAACAATGCTGACTTGACGCATGTCTTCTATCATTGAACTCGATATCAGGCTAACCTAGGAACGGAAAAATGTTAAGTGTTATTCACATTATCGAATTCTTTACTCACTTCAGAATTTCGAATTCCCAATTAATTGCTCGACTGCGTAACCTCAACGGCTGATTCACATAACTCATGGTTCTCAATGAACTGCGCATTGCATCACGACGCAGCCAACTGGCCATACTCCAGACTAATTGGGTGAAAGCGAAATTAGAGGAAGCCCATCCAAATTTAAAAGTCACCGTAGAGGCTATGGCCACCAAAGGGGACAAAATTCTTGATGTTGCTCTTGCTAAAATCGGCGATAGAGGCTTGTTCACAAAGGAACTAGAAACCCAGATGTTGCTTGAGCAAGCGGACATTGCTGTTCACTCTCTTAAGGATTTGCCAACTAATCTTCCCGAAGGACTGATGCTTGGTTGTGTCACTAAACGAGAAGATCCCGCGGATGCCCTTGCGGTGAATACTAAAAACCAAAAATACAGGCTTGAAACACTACCAGAAGGTGCCGTAGTAGGCACCAGCTCCCTGCGCCGTCTTGCTCAACTTCGCCATCATTACTCCCACCTGATCTTTAAAGACGTGCGCGGCAACGTGATTACTCGTCTAGAGAAACTAGATAACGGTGAGTACGATTGCCTGATTCTGGCTGTCGCAGGACTAAAGAGGCTCGGTTTCCCGAATCGAATCCATCAGGTGATTTCTGGTGATATCTCTCTGCACGCTGTGGGTCAGGGCGCGTTGGGTATCGAATGCTTAGAGAACAAGCCCGCAGTTAGAGAGATCATCAAGGTGCTTGAGCATGTGCCCACTTCTCAGCGCTGTTTTGCGGAACGTAGCTTTCTGCGTGAACTAGAAGGCGGTTGCCAAGTACCTATCGGAGTCAACACTCGCTTCGAAGCCGACCAACTTATCCTCACAGGCATGGTTGCTAGTCTCGACGGTAAACGACTGCTCCGGGAGGAAGTCAGTGGTGCGGCGACTGATCCAGAGCCCATTGGTGTCGCTTTGGCAAACATACTTAAAGACCGAGGCGCCGACAAAATCCTTAGAGCAATCTTCGACTCCGCTCGTCCAAAAACCTGAGCATACTTCTTATCTACTCCATAAATAGGACCAAATACTGCTAAAATTCTCGAATCTAGAAGGTTTTAAGCACGTACTGAAAACTATATCTTTTACTGTCTAACCTTAAGGCAGGGCAAACAAGTAATCTTATTTGCCCTTTTTATAGTTTAACCCTATTGCTATCACGGAACCATTAGCTTGATCAACATAATCATAAAGGCTATGTATCGTCAGTGAGCAATTAAAACACCATATTTTATGTGGTAGAAATTCATTAAACTAGCAATAGATTTTATATGCAAGACTTCTATTTCTCTTAATCTCAACCAAAGCAAATAAATCCCTATAAGCATAGATAATTTTTATAGACAAAATACGTTTAGTCATACAAAGTACTAATCAGAACTGATTGCCATGCCCTTGACTTTTACCTCTGTAGCCCTAAGCTAGGGAGATTATTATGCCTAGTATAAGAACCTATTAGTTTAACAAAGATTAACTTTTTAACTTTCAATTTTATTTATGAAGTTTTATTTTAATTAGCTTCTTAAGCTTAATTATTAACCTTAAGATAGTTGGAGTTTTAAACTTTAACTTAATCTCAATTCTTGAGTAGTTTTTAATATTTTTTATCCAAAAAATATTAAAAACTACTCAAATAGCTGTTGCAGATCACGGCTTCTAACCTTTCATGGCACCACAAAGCCACGAGTTAGCAGCGCAGTAATAATCTTCGCTCAACCTAATGTAAGCCACATTAGAAGTGGCCGTTTATTTAGTCCTACCATTGAAGTTATGTCTTTAATACATCAAAGAGGTCTATAACACTAATGTAGCCGGAATCTGCTCGCCGTTAATTATTTCGCAACAATCAAACAGCCCCCTCGTTTAACTAATCAAAAACTTAGAATTTTACTGTTAGATTTTTGAAGAATCTTTTCAGGAAACTGCAGACTTGATTAACCGTGTATGTTTGATGTAATTTTAACGTCAGTAGGATTAATTAGCCAGTGTACATAGCAGTGTAAATATTTATATACGACCAAGGCCAACAGCAGT comes from the Synechococcus sp. M16CYN genome and includes:
- the priA gene encoding primosomal protein N', whose protein sequence is MKSSENCKPQSQRQRLVDVWLGVGREGRTFSYLADSTMGLQFGDLVRVQLRGRFMNGLVVANREHRSDSSDGFRQVEILLQKAAVDPAWSLWLEQVALRCHLSSFRMVKAALPPGWLGQARQSGSGGRQLWWVQRANAMDTAPDPTPQQQQLLDWLHKAGGGAWQRDLESVGFRTALIRSLESSGYIMRKRRYWKQKTIVRSTPLESPQILTEEQAAAVKIYHALPSGKGLLLWGVTGSGKTEVYLQLVADELSKGKHVLLLTPEIGLVPQLVDRCRRRFGSRVLEYHSGCSGSERVRGWRRCLESNQPLVVVGTRSAIFIPLMPLGLVILDEEHDSSYKQESPMPCYHARDLAIDRVAMHGGRLILGSATPSIESWLHCEPGGLLRLARLQERISKQMLPSVYVVDMRRQLANGHKQLISRPLMERLAALPERGEQAVILIPRRGYSPFLSCRSCGEVVQCPHCDVALTVHKGMEEKQWLRCHWCGHRELIEANCDHCGSTAFKPFGAGTQRVLELLAKELQGLRLLRFDRDSTSGRDGHRHLLERFAAGKADVMIGTQMLAKGMDLPRVTLAAVLAADGLLHCPDLRAGEQALQLLFQLAGRAGRGERPGQVLVQTYSPEHPVIQHLVDGRYELFLEQEIQLRRDAGLVPFSRACLLRLSGESASATANAASVIAEHLKPLCRDQEWWILGPAPAPVARVAGKSRWQLLLHGPVGSGLPLPPGQELWDILPCGITLSVDPDPQQL
- the rpoD gene encoding RNA polymerase sigma factor RpoD, translating into MTLAAIKSATPDIALLAGTGGQVENMVSTTAESEAKKVSTHPNNARVANKDLGAATEEFIANFDEASETLSELTRETRAKAKTVKIMAKKAMARKATATKSKAAQLKAATAKVSVTESTAEEKAKKAAAEKEAKAKALASIKIGPKGVYTEDSIRVYLQEIGRIRLLRPDEEIELARKIADLLHLEELFAHFESDNGREPDKKEWAALVGMPLIRFRRRLMLGRRAKEKMVQSNLRLVVSIAKKYMNRGLSFQDLIQEGSLGLIRAAEKFDHEKGYKFSTYATWWIRQAITRAIADQSRTIRLPVHLYETISRIKKTTKVLSQEFGRKPTEEEIAESMEMTIEKLRFIAKSAQLPISLETPIGKEEDSRLGDFIEADIENPEQDVAKNLLREDLEGVLATLSPRERDVLRLRYGLDDGRMKTLEEIGQIFDVTRERIRQIEAKALRKLRHPNRNGVLKEYVK
- the hemC gene encoding hydroxymethylbilane synthase, which encodes MVLNELRIASRRSQLAILQTNWVKAKLEEAHPNLKVTVEAMATKGDKILDVALAKIGDRGLFTKELETQMLLEQADIAVHSLKDLPTNLPEGLMLGCVTKREDPADALAVNTKNQKYRLETLPEGAVVGTSSLRRLAQLRHHYSHLIFKDVRGNVITRLEKLDNGEYDCLILAVAGLKRLGFPNRIHQVISGDISLHAVGQGALGIECLENKPAVREIIKVLEHVPTSQRCFAERSFLRELEGGCQVPIGVNTRFEADQLILTGMVASLDGKRLLREEVSGAATDPEPIGVALANILKDRGADKILRAIFDSARPKT